AGGATCGTCGCCACGATCGCTGGCACGACGCCCACCGAGAAGAGAACCACGAAAGGAATCAGGTACACGAACGCAGGCATTGTCTGCAGGAAGTCCAAGATGGGTCGCAGCGTATAGGAGGCCCGTTTCGATCGAGCCGCCCAAATACCCAGTGGAATGCCGATCAGAACGGCGATCGCTGATGCCAACAGCACCAGTGACAGCGATTGCATGGCATTGGTCCATTGATCAATACCCCACACAATGCTGAAGCCAATGAAAGTGCCAAGGGCCAGCTTCCAGCCTTTGGCCCACCATCCGAGCAGCGTGAAGACCAGGAGCCAGACCCAGAACGGCGGGGTGAGCAGAATCGTCTGGAGAAGTTCGTTAATCGACTGGAAGATCCACGAAACAACGCTGAAGAATGCACTCCAGTTCGCGATCATCCAATCAACGGCGTCAGCAACCCAGCGTCCAAGCGGGATGCGGATCGATTCGAAAAATTCCACCATCAGTGTTTACCTCCCTGCTCGCTTGCAGGTACAGCATGGGCCGCATCAGCCATTTCAGTTGCCTGAGTGGCTTGTCCCGTCCGGTTTGCATCACTGGTGATGGGCACGCTCGTGTCTTCTTTTCCAGCGCCCTGTCCTAGTGCGCGCAGCAGCGCGACACGTGAAATGACGCCAAGCAGCTGGCCGTCATCTGCCACCACGGGTACGGGTATGGGTCGCGTGGCGGACGGCATGATGATGTCCGACAGAGACGTGTCCGGCGAGATTCCAGGGTGCGTGGGGTGCACGAGGTCGCTGATAGTTCGCAGCTGCGGATCATGGGCGAGGGCCGCTGCAATTTCATCGGCTTCCACGTATCCATGCAGATGGCGGTCCCCTGAGGAAATCACCCAGCCGCCCTGCAGATCCACTTCTTCGAGCTTGTGCAGCACGACGCGTGGACCGTCGTCAAGGTAGATGCGTGCAACCGGTTTGTTCATAATGGCCGACGCGGTGATCACGCGCGAGCGGTCCACGTCGCGCACGAAGCGCGCCACGTATTCGTTGGCTGGTTGCGTCAGAATCTCTTCAGCTGTGCCGACTTGGACGATTTCACCGTCACGCATCACGGCGATGCGGCTGCCCAGCAGCATGGCTTCGTTCAGGTCGTGAGTAATAAAGACGATGGTGCGCTGAGAACGTGCCTGAATTTCAAGAAGAAGTTCTTGCATATCACGGCGAATCAGCGGATCGAGGGCGGAGAAGGCCTCGTCCATGAGCAGGATGTCGCCGGGAGCGCACAGCGCGCGAGCCAGGCCCACTCGCTGCTGCATGCCGCCTGACAGTTCAGACGGATAGAAGTGTTCGCGGCCCTCCAGACCAGCGATCTTCAGCTCTTCCATAGCTTTTTCTTCGCGTTCCTGCTTGCCTACTCCGGCGATTTCAAGCGGGTAGGCAGCATTCTCCAGCACTGTGCGGTGCGGCAGCAGTGCGAAGTGCTGGAAGACCATGGACATGGATTCGCGGCGCACATCTCGAAGTTCTGCCGGTTTCAGTTTCGTGATGTCAGTGCCTTTGACTTTGACACTTCCCGCAGTGGCGGGTCCAAGGCCGTTTAGGGTTCTTAACAGTGTTGATTTTCCAGAACCGGATAGTCCCATGACGACGAAGATTTCGCCTTCTTCAATGTTCAGGGACACATTATTCACTGCGACAGTTGCATGTGTGATGGATGACGGATCTGCACCATTTCGTAGTTTGTCAACTACCTGCTGCTTATCTCGTCCGAATATCTTATAAACATGATCACATTCGAGGATACTCATAGTTCCCTTCGAGTAAGAGCCAGCTGCTCGAATACTGCTCGCACAGACGTGTCGGGGCTTCAGCCAGCTGATGGGCATTCAGTTTCCAGGCGCTAATGACCACCACCTTCCATTTCGTCAGGTACACAGATCCTTTCGAATATTTCAAAGAAATGTGCCTGCTTCAAACGCAAAACTGTCGCCACATACGCAGACGAATCGGACGGGTTCTCACGATCCAGGCGGCATGAAAGAGAACAAATTCGCTGCTCCTGGGCGGTAAACTCCTAGGAGCGCAGTCCTGCCACACGGCGCTTCAGTGACTGATATTCACCTCCTCAAATGTGACAGATGCAACAGATTCCGATTCGAAAAGACACGATGTACTTTATCCTCATTGTGCTGATCAAACACGGTCCGTGTCCTTCGTGGGCAAACCGCCTCACACGCTAGGACCAGTCGTTGAACGGCTCCTGACGCATCCTGTTACGCCACGTAAACACTTCGAAATCACGCCTTCTGCTCACTCGCGATAGTCTGACAGCGTGGCTCACCATTCGATTGAGGATTACTTCCCCGACGGCAACATCCCTAACCTGCGGATCAAGAACACGCCCGTGCCTCCGGCTGAAGATGCGCGACCCGATCCCACGGATGTGTCGGCCGCCCTCGAACCTGTTGTCGAGCTGCTCGACGGTAAGCTCATCGCGGTGATCACCGGTGCGGGAATTTCCACGGACTCCGGCCTGCCGGATTACCGATCCCCCGGCGCAGTTGACCGACACCCCATGACACTGCAGCAGTTCATGTCTGACGAGTCGTACCGCCGTCATTACTGGGCGCGCAACCATTCCGGCTGGCTCGCGCCTCTGCGCGCACAACCCAACGCCGGCCACCTCGCCCTGGCGCAGATGGAACGTGACAGGATCATCGACGGCGTCATTACGCAAAACGTCGACATGCTGCACGCCCGAGCCGGCACCCACTCACTGGTCAACCTGCATGGCCGCTTTGACCGCGTCATGTGCACCAGTTGCCACAGAATTTTTCCGAGGGCGGCCCTGCACAAGCGCCTCGTTGAGCTCAACCCCACGTGGCAGATCAGCATTGACGAGGGGGACGTCGCGCCCGATGCCGATCTGGATGTGGGCGACACAAGTGGTTTCGTCATCGCCAACTGCCCGGCGTGCGGCGGCATTTTGCGAACTGACGTTGTTTTCTTCGGCGGCACCGTCCGTCCACATATTGTCCGCGCGGCGCGCACCCTGGTTGAGAAAGCTGATGCGCTGCTGGTGGCAGGCTCATCCCTTGCCGTAGGCTCAGCGATGCGTTTCGTGCGCCAGGCTCATCACGAGGACAAGCCCATCGCGATTATCAATCGCGGCGCGACGCGGGGGGATCGTTTCGCACAGGTGAGGGTCAACATAGGGACGTCAACGGCGCTGCCGTATCTGGCTGAACGGCTCCACGCTTCTGCCGCCCCGCGCCAGGCGCGGCCTGTTTTTTCGCGATGAGGGCACCCCGGCCAACAACACAGGCGGCGTTTGCCTTCATCAAGCTCTTCAAGAGTGCGTCGGATGCGTCGCTGGCGCGTAGCTTCCTGCTTCGCACTGGTGACCCAGCAGATAAATTCGTTGCGCGCAAGGGTGGTGATGTCACGCCACGCGGTTTCAGCCGTAGCGAGAATTTTGCGACCCTTTCGGGGCACAATAGGTCTATGTCTGATTCGCGCGGCTTTCGGAAGCGGTGGTGGCGGCCCTGTTCGTGGTTCCGCCATTCATCAGTGGATCAGTCCGCAACCGACGATACCGCGTCCGAGTCGTCGACGCTGGAGCTTGAGCCGGACGGGTCATCGAACACTGAAATAGACGAGTCAGTTACCCCTTCGGGCAAAGATGGCGACTCGCCCAGCCACCCTCGTCAATCTGACGATGCGGATAATGAAGCGGGCGGCGACGGTGGTGAGCTGTCTGCGGCCGATCGCAGCACCCACAATCATATGAGCGAGTTGCCTGAGGAAAGCCGGCGCGTCCTTGAGAAAGCGCAGGAAGTCTTCTCGCAGCTGCCAGGGCCTATCGCACCTGAACGCTGACGCAGCAACCGCTCTGGCTGCCGGCGCCTGGCCTAGCTCTCGGTCGCGGATCGCCGCCTGCACACGAGCTGTCTCCCGGCCGCAGAGGACTCCCGCACAAGGCTTAGATCTCGCTTAAAACCCGCCGCCCGCGCACGACCTACCTCCCGTTGCGCGCATGGAGGAAATCCGGTCGGATTTTACTGTCCACTGCACCAAAAAGCTCCAAATCTGCAACACTTGGGTTTATACACTTCTAACAGGCGAGTTAGAAGGCCGAAATCACTGACGGCGCGAAGGAGAATCATCCATGTCGACGAACCGCTTCCGCTCGAACTCGAGCGCGCAGCCGGTCACTTCGACGTCCGATACGACTCGGACGTCCTATACAGCAACCGACGCGAATGCATCACGAAAATCAGGGCCGACCATCGGTGAGCTCTTTGCCACCCTGTCCGCTCAGCTCACTACGTTGGTGCGTGGTGAGATTGAACTGACGAAGACGAAGGCAACCGCATTCCTGGGAAAGATCGGCATGGGTGGCGGCCTGCTCGCTGGAGCAGCCGTTTTCGCACTGTTCATGCTGGGCTGGATTTTCCACACGATCGAGCTCGGCATTGCACAAGCTCTGCCTCATTGGGCGGCATCGCTGATCGTTGTCGGAATTCTCCTCATCATCGTGTTGATTCTGGCGCTGGTTGGTGTCTCCGCCCTGAAGAAGGCAAAGGAAGACACGCCTGCTCCTCAGGAAGGCCTGAAAGATGACGTCGATGCGCTGAAGAAGGGATTGGGTAAATGAGCCAGTCAGAACCCCGCAAAGCTGAAGGTCGTTCTCCCGAGGAGATTGAGCGCGAACTGGAGCGCACCCGCGCACAGATGAGCGTCACCGTTGACGAACTGGTGAAAACCATCAGCCCGTCCAACCAGGCTCGCCTCGCGAAAGAAGCTGCACAGGAGAAGGCCAAGGATTACCAGGCCAAAGCACAGTTACTGGTCGACGATGCCCGTGCGGGTGATTCAGACGCCATCATGAAAGTTGCGGCGGCAGCGGTGGGCGTGAGCGCCCTCGTGGGCCTCGTGATCTTCAGGATCGTCAAACGCTGAATCGCCACGTCATCCTCGTGTAGAGGTTCTCGGCCCGCAGGCGACACGATGTCTCATGTCACACGAATAGGTGACATGGCTTTGAACACGCTATGATGTGGACACGACAGAATTTTGACCAACATAGGACACCGCTTTACGCGGATCCGCACACCGTGGAGGGGGTCGACGCCATGGGGCGCGGCCGTCAGAAGGCCAAGCAGACGAAAGTCGCACGTAAGCTGAAGTATTTCAGTCCCGATACTGATCTGGAAGCCCTCCAGAGAGAGCTGGCTGCCGAGCGTAAGGGAGCCGATCCAGATGACCCATACGCAAAATACATCGACGATGACGATCAGCAGGATGATTCCTATGAGGATCTGTACGAAGACCGTTACGCCGACATGTTCGCGGATGAGGATGACGAGGACGACGACTACGGCGCATACGAAAGCGACCAGAGTTCACGCTGAGTGACGTCCACTGTGACGTACGTTGTTTCACACGATTGACGAGGGCGGCGCGCTACGCACCGTCCTCGTTTTATGTTTGCGCGCGACGCGGCGCCCGGAGTCCGCGGATTGACGGCACATTTCCCTTGGATCTAACTGAGCTGTGTGCACAGCCCCTAGATCTAAGCCACCGGCGTGCACAGCCCCTGGATCTAAGCCACCGGCGTGCACGAACCCCTAGATCTAAGCCACCGGCGTGCACGAACCCCTAGTTCTAACCCGTTCGCGCGCACAATCCCCTAGATCTTCCGATTTGCGTGCACAACCCCCTAGATTTAACCGAAGTTCATTTCTCGCGTTTTACATATGCGCAGGTCAGGAGCCAGATGTACTGCCGCGCGCATCCGCAGGTGGGGTTTATCTAGGGGATCGTGCACAAATCACTTTAGATCTAGGGGATTGTGCGAGAAAACTGTTTAGATCTAGGGGGTTGTGCATAGGGTGCAGCGAACGCGGGGCCTGGTGTGCGACAACCGGTGGACGACAGCCTGCACGCGGCGCAGCGAACGCGGCGCAGCGAATGCGGCGCACTCCACCATAGCCGCTGGCATCACCCTGCTACCGAAGCCGCTCAGCTCACGCGATAACTGCCGGATAGCGCCACGGCCCCGGCATCGACTCCCTTGGCACCGCAGATCAGTCGCGGCTGGGACGTGCTCAAGGCGGCTCCCGTTGTGGCATGGCCCCCTGCAGCAGTGCGTTCTACGGAAGAGCCTTCAGCAGCAGTGCGTTCTGCAGCAGTGCGTTCTGCAGCGGAACCCTCTGAGGCGATGACCTCGCCCAGCACCCACGCCTCTATCCCAGCGTCGGCAGCGAGCGACATGCACTGGTCAGCAGTGGACTGCCCGACTACAGCGACCATGCCAACACCCAGGTTCAGTGAATCCTCCAGAGCTTCCCATGTCACGTCACCGTTGCGGCGCACCCACTCAAACACGGCAGGCACAGTCCATGAACCACGATCCACAGTCGCGCACAAACCGCTGGGAATGACTCGAGACAAGTTGGCTCCCAATCCCCCGCCGGTGACGTGGCTCAGGGCGTGCAGGCCACCCTCGTCAACGCCAAGAGAATCCAGCATGTCGAGGCACACACGGGTGTACAGACGTGTGGGTTCAAGCAGTTCCTCCCCCACTGTTCGACCGAAGTCGGCGCACTGCGATTCCAGAGAGGTTCCGGAGATGTCCAGAACGCGTCGCACCAGCGAATAACCGTTGGAATGCAGGCCAGATGATGCCAGAGCGATCACGGCGTCACCCTCGCGCACGCGGTCAGGGCCGATCATCTTGTCCGCGTCCACTACGCCGGTTGCAGCACCGGCGATGTCGTAATCGTCCGGATCCATCACTCCGGGATGCTCAGCGGTTTCGCCGCCCACCAGCGGGCAATCGACTTGTTCGCACGCCTGGGCGATACCGCGCACGATCGCCGCGATCTTTTCCGGCACAACCTTGCCGCACGCGATGTAATCAGTCATGAGCAACGGCCGCGCACCCACAACAACGATGTCATCAACGACCATGCCTACCAGGTCTTGGCCGATGGTGTCGTGAATATTCAGCGCCTGCGCCAACGCAATCTTCGTGCCCACACCGTCAGTAGAGGTGGCCAGCAGCGGGCGCGTCATTCCGAGTAGAGCGCTCGCATCGACCATGCCGGCGAACCCGCCGGTTGCTCCTACAACGGTGGAGTTATGCGTGCGGCTGATGGCGTTCTTCATCAGTTCCACCGCGCGGTCACCGGCCGCAGTGTCCACGCCTGCTGCCGCGTAATCAAGATGCTCGCTCACAAGATCCTCCGAGTTGTAGCTGTGTGACTAGACCGTTGCGCCCGGCGTGCCGGGGATGGGTGTGCCGCGTGTGACAGGTTCGGGGTACGCGCCGGTGAAACACCCTACGCACAGGTTATCGCCTTGCCCGGTTGCGCGGACCATGCCGGGAAGTGAGAGGTAGGCCAGCGAATCAGCACCAATGGAACGACAGATTTCGTCCACATCCATCGACGAGGCAATCAGTTCCGCCCTCGTCGGAAAATCAATGCCGAAGAAGCAGGGCCACAGCACTGGCGGCGAGGAGATACGCACATGAACTTCCAGCGCGCCTGCTTCGCGCAGCATACGCACCAACGCGCGCTGAGTGTTCCCGCGCACGATCGAATCGTCGATGACGATGAGTCGTTTGCCGGCGATAACTTCCTTGAGCGGGTTGAGCTTGAGTCGGATACCCAGCTGACGCAGCGACTGCGTGGGCTGGATAAACGTGCGGCCCACATAGGAGTTCTTCACAAGTCCCTGCGCAAAAGGGATGCCTGATTCTTCGGCGTACCCGATCGCAGCGGGTGTTCCCGATTCGGGTGTCGGCATGACCAAGTCAGCCTCGGCCGGATTCTCCTTAGCCAGGATTGCTCCCATTTGCCGACGAGCCGCCACGATCTGACGATCCCCGATCACCGTGTCGGGGCGCGCAAGGTAGACGTATTCAAAGACGCATGTTGCGCTGGCGGCCTGCGCAAACGTGTAGGAACGCACTCCAGAAGAGTCAATGACCACCAGTTCGCCCGGCTTGATTTCTCGCACGAACGAGGCGCCCACCAGATCCAGTGCAGACGTTTCCGAGGCGAGCACCCATCCGCGCGACAGGCGTCCCAGCACGAGTGGGCGGTATCCGTGCGGATCACGCGCACCATACATGGCGTGCTCGTCCATGAACACCAGTGAGAATGCGCCGCGCAGCAGTGGCAGAACCTTGAGCGCGGAGGGCACCAGTGAACCGTGGTCCTCATCGTCGCCGGCTTCCCTGGCCTGGCGTATCGCCTCTGACAGGGCGCCCGGATCGATTTCTCCGGATGCGCGGCGTGCGGCCTGGAATGCGGCTTCAGAAGGGCGGCCGGGCTGCGCGTTGTCTGCTCCTGCGGGCGCGGTATCGGCTTGTGCGGTGGGCGTGGTGGGCTCGGAGTCGAGCACGGTCCGCGCGGCAGGCTTGGCAGAGGCTGGTGCGGTAGTGGGTGCAGCGGACGTGGCTGCGTCGCCCTCGTCCACATCTTCGACAGCCCCTTCTTCGCCGCGCCACGGGGCGGGCAACCGGTCAGCTTTACCCAGCAGGTCAGTAATGATCGAGGTGTCAGTGGTCGAATTTCGGTCTGCCCGGCGTTCGCCATGACTGATTTTATCGACGAGGGTGCTCAGCGCAGCCGTGTTGATCAGGTTGCCGTTATGTCCTAGCGCGACTGTGCCCCACGGTGTCGGGCCGAGCGTGGGCTGGGCGTTGTGCCAGTTGTCTGCACCGGTGGTGGCGTAACGGACATGTCCGAGGGCGATGTGTCCACGCAGACCTGTCAGGGTTTGCTCGTTGAACACTTGGTTGACCAGGCCCTGATCCTTGTACACGAGGATGTTGTTACCGTCAGAGGCGGCAATACCCGCCGACTGCTGGCCACGATGCTGCAGCGCGTACAGGCCAAAATATGTCAGGCGTGAAACATCTTCGCCTGGCGCCCACACGCCGAAAACGCCGCAATGGTCGTGTGGATGATCGTCAGTGTCGTCAGGAAGCGACATGCTCATAGTCACGCCTCTACTGTGTCATATCCACTGGTCGCAGAGCCAATCTTCAGACCAT
The sequence above is a segment of the Schaalia radingae genome. Coding sequences within it:
- a CDS encoding DUF3618 domain-containing protein; translation: MSQSEPRKAEGRSPEEIERELERTRAQMSVTVDELVKTISPSNQARLAKEAAQEKAKDYQAKAQLLVDDARAGDSDAIMKVAAAAVGVSALVGLVIFRIVKR
- a CDS encoding quaternary amine ABC transporter ATP-binding protein, coding for MSILECDHVYKIFGRDKQQVVDKLRNGADPSSITHATVAVNNVSLNIEEGEIFVVMGLSGSGKSTLLRTLNGLGPATAGSVKVKGTDITKLKPAELRDVRRESMSMVFQHFALLPHRTVLENAAYPLEIAGVGKQEREEKAMEELKIAGLEGREHFYPSELSGGMQQRVGLARALCAPGDILLMDEAFSALDPLIRRDMQELLLEIQARSQRTIVFITHDLNEAMLLGSRIAVMRDGEIVQVGTAEEILTQPANEYVARFVRDVDRSRVITASAIMNKPVARIYLDDGPRVVLHKLEEVDLQGGWVISSGDRHLHGYVEADEIAAALAHDPQLRTISDLVHPTHPGISPDTSLSDIIMPSATRPIPVPVVADDGQLLGVISRVALLRALGQGAGKEDTSVPITSDANRTGQATQATEMADAAHAVPASEQGGKH
- a CDS encoding Sir2 family NAD-dependent protein deacetylase, which encodes MAHHSIEDYFPDGNIPNLRIKNTPVPPAEDARPDPTDVSAALEPVVELLDGKLIAVITGAGISTDSGLPDYRSPGAVDRHPMTLQQFMSDESYRRHYWARNHSGWLAPLRAQPNAGHLALAQMERDRIIDGVITQNVDMLHARAGTHSLVNLHGRFDRVMCTSCHRIFPRAALHKRLVELNPTWQISIDEGDVAPDADLDVGDTSGFVIANCPACGGILRTDVVFFGGTVRPHIVRAARTLVEKADALLVAGSSLAVGSAMRFVRQAHHEDKPIAIINRGATRGDRFAQVRVNIGTSTALPYLAERLHASAAPRQARPVFSR
- a CDS encoding DUF3073 domain-containing protein — translated: MGRGRQKAKQTKVARKLKYFSPDTDLEALQRELAAERKGADPDDPYAKYIDDDDQQDDSYEDLYEDRYADMFADEDDEDDDYGAYESDQSSR
- a CDS encoding phage holin family protein produces the protein MSTNRFRSNSSAQPVTSTSDTTRTSYTATDANASRKSGPTIGELFATLSAQLTTLVRGEIELTKTKATAFLGKIGMGGGLLAGAAVFALFMLGWIFHTIELGIAQALPHWAASLIVVGILLIIVLILALVGVSALKKAKEDTPAPQEGLKDDVDALKKGLGK
- the purM gene encoding phosphoribosylformylglycinamidine cyclo-ligase, which gives rise to MKNAISRTHNSTVVGATGGFAGMVDASALLGMTRPLLATSTDGVGTKIALAQALNIHDTIGQDLVGMVVDDIVVVGARPLLMTDYIACGKVVPEKIAAIVRGIAQACEQVDCPLVGGETAEHPGVMDPDDYDIAGAATGVVDADKMIGPDRVREGDAVIALASSGLHSNGYSLVRRVLDISGTSLESQCADFGRTVGEELLEPTRLYTRVCLDMLDSLGVDEGGLHALSHVTGGGLGANLSRVIPSGLCATVDRGSWTVPAVFEWVRRNGDVTWEALEDSLNLGVGMVAVVGQSTADQCMSLAADAGIEAWVLGEVIASEGSAAERTAAERTAAEGSSVERTAAGGHATTGAALSTSQPRLICGAKGVDAGAVALSGSYRVS
- the purF gene encoding amidophosphoribosyltransferase: MSMSLPDDTDDHPHDHCGVFGVWAPGEDVSRLTYFGLYALQHRGQQSAGIAASDGNNILVYKDQGLVNQVFNEQTLTGLRGHIALGHVRYATTGADNWHNAQPTLGPTPWGTVALGHNGNLINTAALSTLVDKISHGERRADRNSTTDTSIITDLLGKADRLPAPWRGEEGAVEDVDEGDAATSAAPTTAPASAKPAARTVLDSEPTTPTAQADTAPAGADNAQPGRPSEAAFQAARRASGEIDPGALSEAIRQAREAGDDEDHGSLVPSALKVLPLLRGAFSLVFMDEHAMYGARDPHGYRPLVLGRLSRGWVLASETSALDLVGASFVREIKPGELVVIDSSGVRSYTFAQAASATCVFEYVYLARPDTVIGDRQIVAARRQMGAILAKENPAEADLVMPTPESGTPAAIGYAEESGIPFAQGLVKNSYVGRTFIQPTQSLRQLGIRLKLNPLKEVIAGKRLIVIDDSIVRGNTQRALVRMLREAGALEVHVRISSPPVLWPCFFGIDFPTRAELIASSMDVDEICRSIGADSLAYLSLPGMVRATGQGDNLCVGCFTGAYPEPVTRGTPIPGTPGATV